Proteins found in one Fodinibius saliphilus genomic segment:
- a CDS encoding MlaE family ABC transporter permease, whose product MEALEKLGRYSLLLYRSLRSLYEFNTYKKNLVHELLKIGYESVPIVLLTGIFTGAVMTIQTAYQLDSAFISKSFIGSITAESLLIELAAVITSLVLAGKVGARIATELGTMRVSEQIDALESMGFNSVSFLVLPRVLSGLIMFPMLYIFASISGILGGLVAGFMSGAVTPAEYVEGARALFYPWDVTFGLLKAFVFGYVITSISCFKGYYASGGAEGVGNSTTQATVLSCIYVLLADFVLAAVFL is encoded by the coding sequence ATGGAAGCACTTGAAAAACTAGGAAGATACAGTCTGCTGTTATATCGGTCGCTACGCTCGTTGTATGAATTTAATACATATAAAAAGAACTTAGTTCACGAGCTACTTAAAATAGGCTACGAATCTGTGCCAATTGTACTATTGACGGGTATTTTTACCGGCGCAGTGATGACGATACAAACAGCATACCAGCTGGATTCAGCATTTATCTCAAAATCGTTTATTGGATCTATAACTGCCGAATCACTGCTTATTGAGTTGGCAGCAGTAATAACCAGTTTGGTGCTGGCCGGTAAAGTGGGGGCCCGTATTGCAACCGAGCTGGGAACTATGCGAGTGAGCGAGCAGATAGATGCCCTTGAATCGATGGGGTTTAACTCGGTCTCTTTTTTAGTTCTACCCCGTGTATTGTCAGGACTTATTATGTTTCCTATGTTATATATTTTTGCAAGTATATCAGGTATTTTAGGGGGGTTAGTAGCCGGTTTCATGTCAGGAGCAGTTACACCTGCCGAGTATGTAGAGGGGGCGCGTGCCCTGTTTTATCCTTGGGATGTTACCTTTGGTCTTCTCAAAGCCTTTGTTTTTGGATATGTTATAACTTCTATCTCTTGTTTCAAGGGATACTATGCAAGCGGAGGAGCTGAAGGTGTAGGAAACAGCACAACCCAAGCTACAGTTTTAAGCTGTATATATGTACTATTAGCTGATTTCGTATTGGCTGCGGTATTTTTATAA
- a CDS encoding riboflavin synthase, with amino-acid sequence MFTGIIKSVGNVKQVTNLDGGKEITIVADFADKLDIDQSICINGVCHTVTGCDNVSFTVQSVEETLRKTNIGDLEKESLVNLERSLRLDQLLDGHIVQGHVDATGTVTDIKKEGTDWLFTIEYPQEHSGLIVGRGSISIDGISLTVANEQENSFRVAIIPYTYEHTNLCTKKVGDTVNLEFDILGKYVLKYLENRES; translated from the coding sequence ATGTTTACAGGAATAATAAAATCAGTTGGTAATGTAAAACAGGTAACGAACCTGGATGGCGGCAAAGAGATCACTATTGTAGCTGATTTCGCGGATAAGCTGGATATTGATCAAAGTATCTGTATTAATGGTGTTTGTCATACGGTAACAGGCTGTGACAACGTATCTTTTACAGTGCAAAGTGTAGAAGAGACGCTTCGAAAAACTAATATTGGGGACTTGGAAAAGGAGTCATTGGTTAACCTGGAGCGATCCTTGCGTCTCGACCAATTATTGGATGGTCATATAGTACAGGGGCATGTAGATGCAACGGGTACAGTAACAGATATTAAGAAAGAAGGTACCGATTGGCTTTTTACTATTGAATATCCCCAAGAGCATTCGGGGTTAATTGTAGGACGAGGAAGTATTTCCATAGATGGTATTAGCTTGACAGTCGCTAATGAGCAGGAAAATAGTTTCCGTGTTGCGATAATTCCTTACACCTATGAACATACCAATCTGTGCACAAAAAAAGTGGGTGATACGGTAAACCTGGAGTTCGATATTCTTGGCAAATATGTGTTAAAGTATCTCGAAAATCGCGAATCTTAA
- a CDS encoding putative LPS assembly protein LptD: protein MNRTATYSAFYSALLLLLLLGFSSSLIAQVNRPPIQERQTTQPDTTKQSARTGSSQAQQQEGQINFEASDSLVFKNKKNRIATLYGSSSVVHNSGELQSGKISMNLDSSLVSANTQTPQDTLSQPVLIRENDRVRSNKIDFNYKTEKGRFEVARVEVQDGNLIGTKVKNTGRHVVFLEDAIYSTCQLDHPHYYIQAKRMKVVDREKIFFEQARLFILDIPYPLVFPFGYLPGKFDKKQSGILEPTYAYQNRQNRGIGLQNLGWFQYFNDYLTGQASFDIFTSGDFFVDSRVRYRIRNKLSGNAQIGYSRNNSGLEPSDPDFSSRVAKEIQISHNQDFSPYASFNSSIHLRTENFNKINANDPTAIAETDASSSINYKYRHPESLYSLNASIRQNQNFATNTTNITGPELNFSLKRLSPFKNEETTGDEDKWYESISVNYSNSFNSKFRYNPIDADSARYNWFDALKAPSIYREATGKSDHYRFGFKQNAGISMNQLLPSRFLNTSLNFRYNDYWYPTTTRKTFNSDSAEVVEQQVRGLTSAHEFNMSLNFSTRIYGLMNLRLGNLTSFRHTLKPSIGFSYQPDFSKDLWGYYRTVQTDTVSQPGQPVPTQRYSIFENEIFGGPGRGEQQQLNFRLGNVFEAKSVKRDSTGEKKENVISLIDQLDFRSSYNFAADSLKLSDLNSSLRAKILPGMNINASANFNFYKRNSEGRKIDKFLITNSKKMLELTRFQVSTSYSVQLGEKGFQPNNKPHYPANYDPLNQSIFRPVDPHFNTQPIQDFKSPFSFSINFSYNWRLNPTGKNNKSATINARNINLKLTPKWDFRTQIGYDFVRKELTPSQFSLNRKLHCWDLSFTMNPFGERKYYFFSLRINASRLQGIIQKLPGLNNLERGSRGTGRSPRGFGGGNF, encoded by the coding sequence ATGAATAGAACTGCTACATACAGTGCTTTTTATTCGGCTTTGTTGCTGTTGCTACTATTAGGATTCTCCTCTTCATTGATAGCCCAGGTTAACCGCCCCCCTATACAAGAAAGACAAACGACTCAACCAGATACAACGAAGCAATCAGCACGTACGGGTAGTTCACAAGCTCAACAACAAGAGGGCCAAATTAACTTTGAAGCTAGCGACTCACTGGTTTTTAAAAATAAAAAAAACCGCATAGCCACACTCTATGGATCCTCATCGGTGGTGCACAATTCAGGTGAACTGCAGTCCGGCAAAATATCAATGAATCTAGACAGCTCTCTTGTAAGTGCTAATACGCAAACACCACAAGACACCCTTTCTCAGCCGGTATTAATTCGCGAAAATGATCGAGTACGGAGCAATAAAATAGATTTCAACTATAAAACTGAGAAAGGACGATTTGAAGTTGCTCGTGTTGAAGTGCAAGATGGTAACTTAATAGGTACAAAAGTTAAAAATACTGGCCGTCATGTGGTCTTCCTTGAAGATGCAATTTATTCCACATGCCAATTAGATCATCCCCACTATTACATCCAGGCAAAACGAATGAAAGTGGTAGATCGAGAAAAGATATTTTTTGAGCAAGCTCGTCTCTTTATTCTCGATATACCATACCCATTGGTATTTCCCTTTGGCTATCTGCCCGGAAAATTCGACAAAAAACAATCGGGCATTCTTGAACCCACGTATGCCTACCAAAACAGACAAAATCGGGGTATTGGGCTACAAAACCTAGGCTGGTTTCAATACTTTAATGATTACCTAACAGGACAAGCCTCCTTTGATATCTTTACTTCTGGTGATTTCTTTGTTGATAGCCGAGTACGGTACCGCATTCGAAATAAATTAAGTGGCAATGCCCAGATTGGATATTCACGAAATAACAGCGGCCTTGAGCCATCTGACCCAGACTTTAGTTCCAGAGTTGCTAAAGAAATTCAGATTAGTCATAACCAAGATTTTTCGCCCTATGCCAGCTTTAACTCCAGTATTCATCTGCGCACGGAAAACTTTAATAAAATAAATGCTAATGATCCTACTGCAATAGCAGAAACTGATGCCAGCTCTAGTATCAACTATAAATATAGACATCCCGAAAGTCTTTATTCACTAAATGCTTCTATTCGACAGAATCAAAACTTTGCTACTAATACGACAAACATTACCGGACCGGAGTTAAACTTCAGCTTAAAGCGACTTTCACCTTTTAAAAATGAAGAAACAACGGGAGATGAGGATAAATGGTATGAATCTATCTCCGTTAATTACAGCAATTCTTTTAATTCCAAATTCCGATACAACCCTATAGATGCCGATTCAGCCCGTTATAATTGGTTCGATGCCCTAAAAGCTCCTTCAATATATCGTGAAGCCACAGGGAAGTCTGATCACTACCGTTTTGGATTCAAACAAAATGCCGGTATAAGCATGAACCAGCTGTTGCCCAGTCGTTTTTTGAATACGAGCTTAAACTTTCGTTATAACGACTATTGGTATCCTACAACTACACGAAAAACCTTCAACAGTGATTCGGCTGAAGTGGTAGAACAACAAGTTCGAGGGCTTACATCAGCGCATGAATTCAATATGAGTCTCAATTTCTCGACACGAATTTATGGGTTAATGAATCTCAGATTGGGAAACCTCACAAGCTTCAGACATACCCTGAAACCTTCTATTGGGTTTAGCTACCAACCGGATTTTAGTAAAGATCTTTGGGGCTATTATAGAACAGTACAAACAGATACTGTAAGCCAACCCGGCCAACCCGTACCCACCCAACGGTATTCAATATTTGAAAATGAAATATTCGGAGGGCCCGGAAGAGGCGAACAACAACAGTTAAATTTCAGACTCGGAAATGTATTTGAAGCTAAATCTGTGAAGCGTGACTCTACCGGAGAAAAAAAGGAAAATGTAATTAGTCTTATAGACCAACTAGACTTTAGATCAAGCTATAATTTTGCAGCTGACAGCCTAAAACTATCGGATTTAAACTCTAGCCTCAGAGCAAAAATATTACCTGGCATGAATATTAATGCCAGTGCTAACTTTAATTTTTATAAACGCAATTCTGAAGGCCGTAAGATTGATAAGTTTCTTATCACCAACTCAAAAAAAATGCTTGAACTCACTCGATTTCAAGTTAGCACCAGTTATTCAGTGCAGCTCGGTGAGAAAGGGTTTCAGCCTAATAACAAACCGCATTATCCGGCTAACTACGACCCACTAAACCAAAGTATCTTCCGGCCTGTAGATCCCCATTTTAATACACAACCCATTCAGGATTTTAAGTCACCTTTTTCATTTTCAATTAACTTCAGTTATAACTGGCGTTTAAACCCTACGGGCAAAAACAATAAAAGCGCGACGATAAATGCCAGGAATATAAACTTAAAACTTACTCCCAAATGGGACTTTCGTACCCAAATAGGATATGACTTCGTTCGTAAGGAACTCACTCCTTCCCAATTTTCGTTAAACAGAAAGCTACATTGCTGGGACCTCTCTTTTACCATGAACCCTTTTGGAGAAAGAAAGTACTATTTCTTTTCCTTGCGAATTAATGCCAGTCGCCTGCAGGGCATCATCCAAAAGCTCCCGGGACTCAATAACCTTGAGAGGGGATCTCGTGGTACCGGTAGGTCACCACGCGGCTTTGGTGGTGGAAATTTTTAA
- the ribD gene encoding bifunctional diaminohydroxyphosphoribosylaminopyrimidine deaminase/5-amino-6-(5-phosphoribosylamino)uracil reductase RibD: MNEEDKKWMSLALEIADRGAGYVSPNPMVGCVIVSAEGEKIAQGIHEQYGQAHAERNAVNSVSNKELLDGATVYVTLEPCAHHGNTPPCCELLAELPIGRVVVAMEDPTPKVAGKGIEYLRDHDIDVKVGILEEQAERLNEFFLHHQKWGRPFVALKIAQTLDGYIAAPDGDSEWISGQHSRALVHKWRSKYDAVMVGRNTALLDNPRLTVRHVEGRQPKRVVIDGPLELPDDLNLFTDQYEEKTIVITHNEQKYREEADPMLNMLKSDYFRGSTLLVDEKNGHTNLADALKELGKQPITSILVEAGQSLASALLRENLVDKVECFIAPKMLGGGTRSVLGVGINHMSEIMEFREVEWKQVGDDILFSGYF; encoded by the coding sequence ATGAACGAAGAAGATAAGAAATGGATGAGTCTGGCCCTCGAAATTGCCGATAGGGGGGCGGGCTACGTCTCACCCAACCCCATGGTCGGTTGCGTGATTGTATCGGCAGAGGGGGAGAAAATAGCACAGGGTATCCACGAGCAATATGGACAGGCTCATGCCGAGAGAAATGCGGTAAATTCAGTTTCAAATAAAGAGTTGTTAGATGGAGCTACTGTTTATGTAACGTTAGAGCCCTGTGCCCATCATGGGAATACTCCTCCCTGCTGTGAGTTATTAGCAGAGCTACCGATAGGTCGGGTTGTGGTGGCTATGGAAGATCCCACCCCCAAGGTTGCAGGAAAAGGCATTGAATATCTCCGGGATCATGATATTGATGTTAAGGTTGGTATATTGGAAGAGCAGGCAGAAAGGTTGAATGAGTTTTTTCTGCATCACCAAAAATGGGGGCGACCGTTTGTTGCGCTAAAGATTGCACAAACATTAGATGGGTATATTGCCGCCCCGGATGGGGATTCTGAGTGGATTAGCGGCCAGCACTCAAGGGCTCTGGTACATAAATGGCGGAGTAAGTATGATGCCGTAATGGTTGGCAGAAATACCGCCTTGTTGGATAACCCCCGGCTTACGGTTCGGCATGTAGAAGGGCGGCAACCTAAGCGAGTAGTGATTGACGGACCATTGGAATTGCCTGATGATCTAAATTTATTTACCGATCAGTATGAAGAAAAAACAATTGTAATTACACATAATGAGCAAAAGTACCGAGAAGAAGCTGATCCTATGCTTAATATGTTAAAGTCAGACTACTTTCGTGGATCTACTTTGCTGGTAGATGAAAAAAATGGGCATACCAATTTGGCTGATGCTTTAAAAGAACTGGGGAAACAACCGATTACCTCAATTTTAGTAGAAGCAGGGCAGAGTTTGGCTTCGGCTTTACTTCGTGAAAACTTGGTTGATAAAGTTGAATGTTTTATTGCTCCCAAAATGCTGGGGGGAGGCACAAGATCAGTTTTGGGCGTGGGGATAAATCATATGTCGGAGATAATGGAGTTTCGGGAAGTGGAGTGGAAACAGGTCGGTGATGATATCTTATTTAGCGGTTATTTTTAA
- a CDS encoding MlaD family protein produces the protein MKISNELKVALTILAAIVFGFIGYRIMSDLPLLRQSKVVHSYFDRTDGLSPGNYIYINGVKVGSVKKLQLANNDSVKVTMSFDLDVGIPENSVAHLESSGLLNEKAIVVERGNSPKNLKYGDTLKGVYNTGMMETLKEEGEQLSEDVSESFGKLNELLEQLNKIVDKENQGKVDKVIEDLRSTTNDMASLFERKKEDLESSIGHASNFLANVDTVSMRNKSRVDSVMIGFENSLEELERLSTDLQKTNSQLNQILTKINNGEGSLGKLVNDSTLYNNLESMSGEMDLLIKNINENPRKYLKHMRLIEVF, from the coding sequence TTGAAAATAAGTAATGAATTAAAAGTAGCACTAACAATATTAGCTGCCATAGTTTTTGGCTTTATCGGCTATCGTATAATGAGTGACCTTCCCCTGCTTCGCCAGTCTAAGGTAGTACACTCATATTTTGATCGTACGGATGGACTTTCACCCGGTAATTATATCTATATCAATGGGGTAAAAGTAGGGTCCGTAAAAAAATTGCAGCTGGCGAATAATGACAGCGTAAAGGTGACAATGAGTTTTGATCTGGATGTAGGAATTCCTGAAAATTCAGTAGCTCATCTGGAATCTTCCGGTCTGCTTAATGAAAAAGCAATTGTGGTGGAGCGAGGAAATTCACCAAAAAACTTGAAGTATGGAGATACCCTGAAGGGCGTTTATAATACCGGTATGATGGAAACATTAAAAGAGGAAGGTGAGCAACTTAGTGAAGATGTTTCTGAGTCCTTTGGAAAGTTGAATGAGTTACTTGAACAGTTGAACAAAATTGTGGACAAAGAAAATCAAGGCAAGGTAGACAAAGTAATAGAAGATCTACGCAGTACGACGAACGATATGGCTTCTCTTTTTGAGCGTAAGAAAGAAGATTTGGAGTCCAGTATCGGGCATGCGAGTAACTTTTTGGCGAATGTGGATACGGTAAGTATGCGCAATAAGTCTCGGGTAGATTCGGTAATGATCGGATTTGAGAATTCATTGGAAGAGCTGGAACGTTTGAGTACAGATCTCCAGAAGACCAATAGCCAGCTTAATCAAATATTGACCAAGATTAATAATGGGGAAGGCAGTTTGGGTAAGCTCGTTAATGATTCTACTCTCTACAATAACTTGGAGTCGATGTCGGGCGAGATGGATTTATTGATAAAAAATATCAACGAAAATCCCAGAAAATATCTCAAGCATATGCGGCTTATTGAGGTATTTTAA
- a CDS encoding SurA N-terminal domain-containing protein yields MGVMEKMRKGTGVILWVLIFSFGILWMLQDTDFFSVLQRGPRSLGAVNGETISLEEYNNRMQYYTRQYNQQSGNSMTPEVRAQYQEQVWNELVTGKLIQQKMDALGIKVTDQEVVDMITGPNPDPFIRKQFAREDGTIDRVALQNAIESPENKQVWIQIEQQMRQKRRQQKMTNYLQSSMEVSDYEVEQEYIRRNTSTDISFVRFPYAEATESEVAVTEDEMREYYNSNSDKYKRKESYRFKYISFDKKPTAQDTARTIRDMKQLKSDFAKAENDSLFLNRYQSTTEYSAELVPKEDVRELFRPVIQVDEGGVTDLIKDGGRLYLLKKLEETSDEVRFVVFSQDITADPIATIDKRAEKADDFSFFAEQEGFETEVERRSLNVKEAFATKGNNFISGIGQSRQIMNFLENAEEGDISNTIELAGQFVVLKVSEITPPGTRPFEEVKNQIQTLVENNKRKQVMLDRADKLASENESMSALAEAAGKELATAQSLTQDASTIPGAGREPRVIGMVFGLEEGERSSAIEGKSAAFIVKIDKLREADVSNLTSSARQQIRRQLQREKSSAFMSTWIEQLKEEADIEDNRAQVLRG; encoded by the coding sequence ATGGGTGTAATGGAAAAAATGAGGAAAGGTACCGGAGTTATTCTATGGGTGCTTATTTTCTCATTCGGTATACTTTGGATGTTGCAGGACACCGACTTTTTTAGCGTGCTACAGCGTGGTCCACGATCGCTTGGCGCTGTTAATGGTGAAACAATTTCACTTGAGGAGTATAATAACCGAATGCAGTATTATACTCGGCAGTACAACCAGCAAAGTGGCAATTCCATGACTCCGGAAGTACGTGCTCAGTACCAGGAGCAGGTTTGGAATGAACTTGTGACAGGGAAGCTGATTCAGCAAAAGATGGATGCTTTGGGAATAAAAGTTACGGACCAAGAGGTCGTTGATATGATTACCGGACCTAATCCTGATCCCTTTATTCGCAAACAGTTTGCTAGAGAAGATGGTACTATTGATCGTGTTGCCCTTCAAAATGCTATTGAATCTCCGGAGAATAAGCAGGTTTGGATTCAAATTGAGCAGCAGATGCGCCAAAAACGTCGTCAGCAGAAGATGACAAACTACCTGCAGTCCTCAATGGAAGTAAGTGATTACGAAGTTGAGCAAGAATATATTCGACGTAATACCTCGACAGATATTTCTTTTGTTCGGTTCCCCTATGCAGAGGCCACAGAGAGCGAAGTTGCGGTTACTGAAGACGAAATGCGGGAATATTATAATTCGAATTCTGATAAATATAAACGTAAAGAGTCTTATCGTTTTAAATATATTTCTTTTGACAAAAAACCTACGGCACAGGATACAGCCCGTACAATTAGGGATATGAAGCAACTAAAGTCAGATTTTGCTAAAGCAGAGAATGACTCTTTATTCTTAAACCGATATCAATCGACCACGGAATACAGTGCAGAACTTGTTCCTAAGGAAGATGTTCGAGAACTCTTTCGGCCCGTTATTCAGGTTGATGAGGGGGGAGTGACTGATCTTATTAAAGATGGTGGTCGCTTGTATTTGTTGAAAAAGCTGGAAGAAACATCAGATGAAGTTCGCTTTGTTGTTTTTAGCCAGGATATTACTGCAGATCCTATTGCTACTATTGATAAACGAGCAGAAAAAGCAGATGACTTCAGTTTTTTCGCAGAACAGGAAGGGTTTGAGACAGAGGTTGAACGTCGTTCTCTGAACGTTAAGGAGGCTTTTGCTACAAAAGGAAATAACTTTATTTCCGGTATTGGCCAAAGTCGCCAAATTATGAATTTCCTGGAAAATGCGGAGGAAGGAGATATTTCTAATACAATCGAATTGGCAGGGCAGTTTGTGGTTCTGAAAGTATCTGAAATTACCCCTCCCGGTACGCGACCTTTTGAAGAGGTGAAAAATCAGATTCAGACCCTTGTTGAAAATAACAAGCGTAAGCAAGTTATGTTGGACCGGGCCGATAAGCTGGCATCAGAAAATGAAAGTATGAGCGCCTTGGCAGAAGCGGCAGGTAAAGAACTTGCTACGGCACAGTCTCTTACACAAGATGCTAGTACTATTCCCGGAGCAGGGCGAGAACCAAGAGTAATTGGTATGGTTTTTGGTCTTGAGGAAGGTGAGCGTTCTTCTGCTATCGAAGGGAAAAGTGCGGCTTTTATCGTCAAGATTGATAAGCTTCGTGAAGCTGATGTTTCAAATTTGACATCTTCTGCTCGCCAGCAGATCCGCCGTCAACTTCAGCGTGAAAAGAGTTCGGCATTTATGAGCACCTGGATTGAGCAATTAAAAGAAGAAGCTGATATCGAAGATAACAGGGCTCAGGTTTTACGAGGATAA
- a CDS encoding FtsB family cell division protein — protein MNLQLLNPLRWRKSFLALILGGFLLIWFTFIDTYSIWTRVELNQRKSELQEKKQELRKETAILKKKIEKLKTDPFLLERIAREEYGMKREGEYIYKIKEVD, from the coding sequence ATGAACCTTCAGCTATTAAATCCATTACGCTGGCGCAAGTCGTTTCTCGCTCTCATTTTGGGAGGTTTTTTGCTTATCTGGTTTACATTTATCGATACCTATAGTATATGGACTCGAGTCGAGCTAAATCAACGAAAAAGCGAGCTTCAAGAAAAAAAACAAGAACTTAGAAAGGAAACAGCTATCCTAAAGAAAAAAATAGAAAAGCTGAAAACAGACCCTTTTCTACTTGAACGTATTGCTCGTGAAGAATATGGTATGAAAAGAGAAGGAGAGTACATTTATAAAATCAAAGAAGTTGATTAG
- a CDS encoding ABC transporter ATP-binding protein codes for MIEIRNLTKSFGSNLVWKDVSFSIEDGETVAIIGRSGCGKSVLVKHLNALMYPDSGEVIIDGRNVFDLEYIALRKMRQRFGVLFQGSALFDSLNTFENIAFPLRYFTELNEEEITDKVMEALGMVNLAGTSEKSPAELSGGMRRRVALARATILQPDFLIYDEPTSGLDPKTSEEINQLIISMSKNLNITSIVVTHDIHSVLKIATKVAFLENQRLAWYGTVEELRNSDSEDVISFVTASEYQIRN; via the coding sequence ATGATAGAGATACGTAATCTCACAAAAAGTTTCGGTTCAAACCTCGTCTGGAAAGACGTTTCTTTTTCTATAGAGGATGGAGAAACGGTTGCTATCATTGGGCGGTCCGGGTGTGGTAAGTCGGTGCTGGTAAAGCACTTAAATGCTCTTATGTACCCCGATTCTGGAGAAGTTATTATTGATGGCAGAAATGTGTTTGATCTCGAATATATAGCGTTGAGAAAGATGCGCCAGCGATTTGGGGTGCTATTTCAGGGGTCGGCCTTATTTGATTCCCTGAATACCTTCGAAAATATCGCTTTCCCACTTCGTTATTTTACCGAACTTAACGAAGAGGAAATAACTGATAAAGTGATGGAAGCCCTGGGAATGGTAAATCTGGCGGGAACTAGTGAAAAATCGCCGGCTGAGCTTTCTGGTGGGATGCGGCGCCGAGTGGCTCTTGCACGAGCTACAATTTTACAGCCCGACTTTTTAATATATGATGAGCCTACTTCAGGTCTTGATCCTAAAACTTCTGAGGAGATAAATCAGCTCATCATTTCTATGTCAAAAAATTTAAATATTACATCTATTGTAGTAACACACGATATACATAGCGTTCTTAAAATTGCAACAAAAGTGGCATTTTTAGAAAACCAACGTCTTGCCTGGTATGGAACTGTTGAAGAATTACGAAACAGTGACAGCGAAGATGTTATAAGTTTTGTAACTGCCAGTGAGTATCAAATAAGAAATTAA
- a CDS encoding potassium channel family protein: MQGFYNNIIDNIIARRIAIATTILVIVFIVGSLGYHFVEGMAFFDGFYMTFITITTIGFSEVTQMSSAGRILTMVVFVMGIGVISYIASQTTQLIFESEIFKKRAMKKQLEKMEQHYIVAGYGRIGHRIAEVLKEADIPIVVIENRESSIERIQDDQLLYVEGDAQDESVLREAGINRAKGLVCALSRDQDNVFVTLIAREINDDIFILVRTNEHQNTKKILRAGANKVISPYEIGADRMANVILRPHVDQFMDRLRKNPEQDHIFDEVKIFDGSPLAGKTLAEAEIRQKYFVVIIAIIPEGKDNIHFNPGSNDKINIGDSLIVLGDIDRIKHLREQGCKDFRTLEERVSKHDFMKHINPHQSNTQSA, translated from the coding sequence ATGCAAGGATTTTACAACAATATTATTGATAATATTATAGCCCGAAGAATCGCTATAGCCACAACCATCTTGGTTATTGTTTTTATCGTAGGCTCGCTCGGGTATCATTTTGTTGAAGGGATGGCCTTTTTTGATGGATTTTACATGACCTTTATCACTATTACCACCATCGGTTTCTCTGAAGTTACGCAGATGTCTTCAGCCGGCCGTATATTAACGATGGTTGTATTTGTAATGGGTATTGGTGTTATCTCATATATTGCATCACAAACTACACAGCTGATCTTTGAAAGCGAAATATTCAAAAAACGAGCTATGAAGAAACAACTCGAAAAAATGGAGCAACACTATATTGTCGCTGGATACGGGCGCATTGGTCACCGTATCGCTGAAGTTTTAAAAGAAGCAGACATCCCTATTGTTGTTATCGAAAACCGTGAAAGCAGTATTGAACGTATACAAGATGACCAACTGCTTTATGTTGAAGGAGATGCCCAAGATGAATCTGTCTTACGAGAAGCAGGTATTAACAGAGCCAAAGGACTAGTATGTGCACTCTCCCGTGATCAAGATAATGTTTTTGTTACCCTTATCGCCCGCGAGATCAATGACGATATCTTTATTCTCGTACGAACAAATGAACATCAAAACACAAAAAAAATCCTGCGAGCAGGAGCTAATAAAGTAATTTCGCCCTATGAAATCGGGGCCGACCGAATGGCAAATGTTATTCTTCGTCCTCATGTTGACCAATTTATGGATCGTCTTCGGAAAAATCCGGAGCAAGATCACATTTTTGATGAAGTTAAAATTTTTGACGGCTCTCCCCTCGCCGGTAAAACGCTGGCAGAAGCAGAAATTAGACAAAAATATTTTGTGGTAATTATTGCAATTATCCCAGAGGGTAAAGATAACATCCATTTTAACCCCGGAAGTAACGACAAAATTAATATTGGAGACTCGCTGATTGTACTCGGTGATATTGATCGCATTAAACACCTCCGTGAACAAGGATGTAAAGATTTTCGCACGCTCGAAGAACGTGTATCCAAGCACGACTTTATGAAACATATTAACCCACATCAAAGTAATACCCAATCTGCATGA